One Streptomyces sp. ML-6 genomic region harbors:
- a CDS encoding peptidase inhibitor family I36 protein, giving the protein MRTTFLAAALAATALIPPAAGHLAGPQAAPRPASARTAPGAAAVGLGSCGSGQLCLWAKPDFTGARQTHELSTVDIESCVPLPKGGNAQSLANRTGRPVTTYQSAECAETGEFETYPGGGTWTPRSPYQVRAFKIWEN; this is encoded by the coding sequence ATGCGTACGACCTTCCTCGCCGCGGCCCTGGCCGCCACCGCCCTGATCCCGCCGGCCGCCGGCCACCTCGCGGGCCCGCAGGCCGCCCCGCGCCCCGCGAGCGCCCGCACCGCGCCCGGCGCGGCGGCCGTCGGGCTCGGGAGCTGCGGGAGCGGCCAGCTCTGCCTCTGGGCGAAGCCGGACTTCACCGGGGCCCGGCAGACCCACGAACTGTCCACCGTCGACATCGAGAGCTGCGTCCCGCTGCCGAAGGGCGGCAACGCCCAGTCGCTCGCCAACCGCACCGGGCGCCCCGTCACCACCTACCAGTCGGCGGAGTGCGCCGAGACCGGCGAGTTCGAGACCTATCCCGGCGGCGGCACCTGGACGCCCCGGTCCCCGTACCAGGTCAGGGCCTTCAAGATCTGGGAGAACTGA